From one Eucalyptus grandis isolate ANBG69807.140 chromosome 9, ASM1654582v1, whole genome shotgun sequence genomic stretch:
- the LOC104424870 gene encoding lipoyl synthase 2, mitochondrial: MQSRLQSLLRTRRRLPLLSPFSSSAPQPPPPPPSSQAAAQTLAGLRARLAAESPSLSDFVGLKTSDSYSVEVGTKKKPLPKPKWMTESIPGGEKYVQIKKKLRELKLHTVCEEAKCPNLGECWSGGETGTATATIMILGDTCTRGCRFCNVKTSRTPPPPDPDEPRNVAEAIASWGLDYVVITSVDRDDLPDQGSGHFAETVQTLKALKPKMLIEALVPDFRGDSGCVEKVAKSGLDVLAHNIETVEELQSAVRDHRANFKQSLDVLMMAKDYAPAGTLTKTSIMLGCGETPDQVIKTMEKVRAAGVDVMTFGQYMRPSKRHMPVSEYITPEAFDKYQTLGMEMGFRYVASGPMVRSSYKAGEFYIKSMIEADRAGSTHLPVSG; encoded by the exons ATGCAGTCGCGCCTCCAATCCCTCCTCCGCacgcgccgccgcctccccctcctctcccccttctcctcctccgccccccagccgccgccgccgccgccgtcgtcccaGGCCGCCGCCCAGACCCTGGCGGGGCTCCGCGCGCGGCTCGCGGCGGAGTCCCCGTCGCTCTCCGACTTCGTCGGCCTGAAGACGAGCGACTCCTACTCCGTGGAGGTCGGCACCAAGAAGAAGCCGCTGCCGAAGCCCAAGTGGATGACGGAGTCGATCCCCGGGGGCGAGAAGTACGTGCAGATCAAGAAGAAGCTGAGGGAATTGAAGCTCCACACGGTCTGCGAGGAGgccaagtgccctaatctgggCGAGTGCTGGTCCGGCGGCGAGACGGGGACCGCCACGGCCACCATCATGATCCTCGGCGACACATGCACCAGAGGCTGCAG ATTCTGCAATGTGAAGACTTCGCGCACTCCGCCGCCACCGGACCCCGATGAGCCAAGGAATGTGGCGGAGGCAATTGCTTCTTGGGGTTTGGATTACGTGGTGATAACTAGTGTGGACCGGGATGATTTGCCCGATCAAGGGAGCGGTCATTTTGCCGAGACGGTGCAGACACTTAAGGCACTCAAGCCCAAAATGCTTATTGAAGCCTTAG TGCCAGACTTCCGTGGAGATTCTGGCTGCGTAGAGAAAGTGGCCAAGTCAGGGTTAGATGTCCTTGCTCATAATATTGAGACAGTTGAAGAACTCCAGAGTGCAGTACGTGATCATCGTGCTAATTTCAAGCAGTCTCTGGATGTTCTCATGATGGCCAAAGACTATGCACCTGCGGGGACACTTACCAAGACTTCAATAATGTTAGGCTGTGGTGAAACACCTGATCAGGTTATAAAAACTATGGAAAAGGTAAGGGCAGCAGGAGTAGACGTGATGACATTTGGTCAGTATATGAGACCATCAAAACGTCACATGCCAGTTTCTGAATATATCACGCCTGAGGCTTTTGACAAGTACCAAACCCTGGGCATGGAAATG GGATTTCGGTACGTGGCTTCTGGTCCAATGGTTAGGTCATCATACAAGGCAGGGGAATTTTATATCAAATCTATGATCGAAGCAGACCGTGCCGGTTCTACACATCTTCCTGTCTCTGGATGA
- the LOC104424871 gene encoding serine/arginine repetitive matrix protein 1: protein MRGRGTLLLRRRRRSRKRRSKKSSPRRRCRRSPSFRRPRPPPPPPKLQEDGPETKILISKLEEAAEVVSEYSEMYSVTESLSTATTATTATDKRDAEVTSRESREVRQGLKSRSPAKVPRKRPPYAGDLAGGGGERRGSTGPPLRRRGTWPASREPVGGGSGRRAGRGRRPCSSETRGLLPACPGEIRARRPAVGRAHRRRGGPARRVRARARWGGAPPSGPPGAPATGRGRARAGRIRSPRAQQKGRAARSTGTPCRSRGTNLWTTHSCPWSASFSFESPPATCFFLVRILAQHVIMMLLH from the coding sequence ATGCGGGGACGAGGaaccctcctcctccgccgccgccgccgctcgagGAAGAGACGGTCAAAGAAGTCCTCTCCGAGACGCCGTTGCCGCCGAAGCCCCAGCTTCCGGAGGCCCCGCccccccccgccgccgcccaaGCTCCAAGAAGACGGACCCGAGACCAAGATCCTGATCAGCAAGCTCGAGGAGGCCGCCGAGGTGGTGTCGGAGTACTCCGAGATGTACAGCGTCACCGAGAGCTTGTCGACGGCGACCACCGCCACCACTGCCACGGATAAGCGAGACGCGGAGGTGACCAGCAGGGAGTCGCGCGAGGTGAGGCAGGGGCTGAAGAGCAGATCCCCGGCGAAGGTCCCGAGGAAGCGGCCGCCGTACGCGGGGGACCTCGCCGGCGGCGGAGGGGAGAGGAGGGGGTCAACCGGTCCCCCTCTCCGGCGAAGAGGAACCTGGCCGGCGTCACGGGAGCCGGTCGGGGGCGGGTCAGGgaggcgggccgggcgaggacGGCGGCCGTGCAGCAGCGAAACGCGGGGTCTCCTTCCGGCGTGCCCAGGCGAGATCCGGGCGAGACGTCCCGCCGTCGGTCGAGCTCACCGGCGACGAGGAGGGCCAGCGAGGCGGGTGCGGGCGCGGGCGCGATGGGGTGGAGCCCCGCCAAGCGGGCCGCCGGGagcgccggcgaccggccggggAAGGGCGAGGGCAGGGAGGATCCGGTCGCCGAGAGCGCAGCAGAAAGGAAGGGCGGCGAGGAGCACAGGGACGCCGTGCCGGAGCAGGGGAACGAATCTCTGGACAACCCACTCGTGTCCTTGGAGtgcttcattttcctttgagtCCCCCCCGGCAACATGTTTTTTCCTCGTTAGGATTTTAGCTCAACACGTGATCATGATGCTGCTGCATTGA
- the LOC104424872 gene encoding formin-like protein 4, protein MGGGEHYRGWGSAEQPAAAVAPETTYAEREGRWTNFDDSVNAVSFGFVATAILISMFLLMAIFERFLRSRTSSPSPSPSPSGSSPGRSTTRLDVESQAELPQKPHHPSSPKMSVYANGVSVLMPGEQIPTFIAHPAPPPPPTPPPPSQPPPAPCPREPISQPLHQRHDHALYLHCLSRSIGR, encoded by the exons ATGGGTGGAGGCGAACACTACCGCGGATGGGGCTCGGCGGAACAGccagcggcggcggtggcgccgGAGACGACGTACGCCGAGAGGGAAGGCCGGTGGACGAACTTCGACGACTCGGTGAACGCGGTGTCGTTCGGGTTCGTGGCCACGGCCATCCTCATCTCCATGTTCCTCCTCATGGCCATCTTCGAGAGGTTCCTCAGGAGCCGGACGAgttcgccgtcgccgtcgccgtcgccgtcgggTTCTTCTCCTGGCCGGAGCACGACCCGTTTGGACGTGGAGTCTCAAGCGGAGTTGCCTCAGAAGCCTCATCACCCCTCTTCTCCCAAa ATGAGCGTGTATGCAAATGGAGTGTCGGTGCTGATGCCCGGGGAGCAGATACCCACCTTCATTGCGCAccccgctcctcctcctcctccaactcctcctccgccctcgcagCCGCCGCCTGCTCCTTGTCCTCGAGAGCCCATTTCTCAGCCTCTCCATCAACGGCACGACCATGCCTTGTACCTCCACTGTCTTTCAAGATCCATTGGGAGGTAG